A genomic window from Streptomyces sp. MST-110588 includes:
- a CDS encoding MarR family transcriptional regulator: MPDKEQERLATDLSATVSLLMRHLRVASPEGELTPTQRAVLGRITNEGPTTTAALARAELVRPQSMRITLAALEERGLVARSPHPTDGRQVVFALTEEGHRLVGSVRQAKQNWLAVAIAEQLDEAEQRLLAEANELMKRLMRA, encoded by the coding sequence ATGCCCGACAAGGAACAAGAACGTCTCGCCACCGATCTGAGCGCCACCGTCTCCCTGCTCATGCGGCATCTGAGAGTCGCGTCCCCCGAGGGCGAGCTGACACCCACCCAGCGGGCGGTCCTCGGCCGGATCACCAACGAGGGCCCCACGACCACCGCGGCACTCGCCCGCGCCGAACTGGTCCGCCCGCAGTCGATGCGGATCACCCTCGCCGCCTTGGAGGAACGCGGCCTGGTCGCCCGCAGCCCGCATCCGACCGACGGCCGGCAGGTGGTCTTCGCCCTCACCGAAGAGGGTCACCGGCTGGTGGGCTCCGTACGGCAGGCCAAGCAGAACTGGCTCGCCGTCGCCATCGCCGAGCAACTGGACGAGGCCGAACAGCGCCTCCTGGCCGAGGCGAACGAGCTGATGAAGCGGCTGATGCGGGCATGA
- a CDS encoding MFS transporter, with product MSPKRPGTEAPAPGNGLSAGGPAPHPRRQRPPFGAWLMTPLLLGSLLNPLNSTMIATALVAIGRDFHTGAADTAWLISAMYLASAVGQPAMGRLADRLGPRRVFTGGLVTVCAAGLIGALAPTFTLLIVSRVVLGVGTSAAYPAAMAMLRAESRRTGRAAPRSVLGRLSLAALGSAAVGPALGGLLAATVGWRAVFAVNLPFALVALGCAVAWLPADGRGGSGTQEARHSLDPLGIALFAATLAITMFFLLDLADPRWLLLPPAAVLAAVLVWWQLRHPEPFLDLRMLARNGALTLTYLRHGLTYLVIYCVLYGYSQWLEEAHGYSSFHSGLLLLPMSATAALCSLVGARTKGIRAPLSVAAVCLAAGGAVLFLLDGGTPMAALLLAGALFGIPQGLAATGNQAAVYAQAPADGVGAAAGLQRTSQYLGAITAAGLIALLYGHRATDAGLHEIAVLGTVLGVLLLALTVADRTLRRPAPATP from the coding sequence ATGAGCCCGAAGCGGCCCGGTACGGAGGCTCCGGCACCGGGAAACGGCCTGTCGGCCGGCGGCCCGGCCCCGCACCCGCGCAGGCAACGGCCTCCGTTCGGCGCCTGGCTCATGACGCCGCTCCTCCTGGGCTCCCTCCTCAACCCCTTGAACTCCACGATGATCGCCACCGCGCTGGTGGCCATCGGCCGGGACTTCCACACCGGCGCCGCCGACACCGCCTGGCTGATCTCGGCGATGTATCTCGCCAGCGCCGTCGGCCAGCCCGCCATGGGACGGCTCGCCGACCGCCTCGGCCCGCGCCGGGTGTTCACCGGCGGCCTGGTGACGGTCTGCGCCGCGGGCCTGATCGGTGCCCTGGCCCCCACCTTCACCCTGCTGATCGTCTCCCGCGTCGTCCTGGGCGTGGGCACCTCGGCCGCCTACCCGGCCGCGATGGCGATGCTGCGCGCCGAGTCCCGGCGCACCGGCCGGGCCGCGCCCCGGTCCGTCCTGGGCCGGCTCTCCCTCGCCGCACTGGGCAGCGCGGCCGTGGGTCCCGCACTGGGCGGGCTGCTGGCGGCCACGGTCGGCTGGCGCGCGGTCTTCGCCGTGAACCTGCCGTTCGCGCTGGTCGCACTGGGGTGCGCGGTCGCCTGGCTGCCCGCGGACGGCCGGGGCGGCAGCGGTACGCAGGAGGCCAGGCACTCCCTCGACCCGCTGGGCATCGCCCTGTTCGCCGCCACCCTGGCCATCACCATGTTCTTCCTGCTGGACCTGGCCGACCCGCGCTGGTTGCTGCTGCCGCCCGCCGCCGTGCTCGCGGCCGTACTGGTGTGGTGGCAGTTGCGCCACCCCGAGCCCTTCCTCGACCTGCGGATGCTCGCGCGCAACGGCGCCCTGACGCTCACCTACCTCCGGCACGGTCTGACGTACCTGGTCATCTACTGCGTCCTGTACGGATACAGCCAGTGGCTGGAGGAGGCGCACGGCTACTCCTCCTTCCACTCCGGGCTTCTCCTGCTGCCGATGTCCGCGACCGCCGCCCTCTGTTCCCTCGTGGGCGCCCGGACCAAGGGCATCCGCGCGCCGCTGTCGGTCGCGGCGGTCTGTCTGGCCGCGGGCGGCGCGGTCCTGTTCCTGCTGGACGGGGGTACGCCCATGGCCGCGCTGCTCCTGGCCGGTGCCCTGTTCGGCATTCCCCAGGGCCTGGCCGCCACCGGCAACCAGGCCGCCGTCTACGCGCAGGCCCCGGCCGACGGCGTGGGCGCCGCCGCCGGTCTCCAGCGCACCTCCCAGTACCTCGGGGCGATCACCGCCGCCGGCCTGATCGCGCTGCTGTACGGCCACCGGGCCACGGACGCCGGGCTGCACGAGATCGCCGTGCTCGGCACCGTACTCGGCGTCCTGCTGCTGGCCCTGACCGTCGCGGACCGCACCCTGCGCCGGCCCGCCCCGGCCACCCCGTGA
- a CDS encoding SigB/SigF/SigG family RNA polymerase sigma factor → MTSKAAPNTARRRVHYDAPDTAEAFLRMASLPDGPEKQRLREQVTCAWLPMAQRLALRFRDRGESLEDLKQVAALGLVKAVDHFDPGRGDAFASYAVPTVVGEIKRHFRDHTWGVHVPRRVQELRAKVRTAVRELSATADDRSPSVAAIAAHTQLSEGDVLLGMEALQSYKSLSLEAERPGADDGLSLHGSLGLTEPAYELVTDREAVKTYVRRLPERERRILYLRFFCDMTQSRIGEELGLSQMHVCRIIRRTCATLREQVETQTQGETVLSGP, encoded by the coding sequence ATGACCAGCAAAGCTGCTCCGAACACCGCCCGCCGCCGGGTCCATTACGACGCCCCGGACACCGCCGAGGCATTCCTGCGGATGGCGAGTCTGCCCGACGGCCCGGAAAAGCAGCGCCTGCGCGAGCAGGTGACCTGCGCCTGGCTCCCGATGGCGCAACGGCTCGCGCTGCGCTTCCGTGACCGCGGGGAATCCCTGGAAGACCTCAAACAGGTGGCGGCGCTCGGCCTGGTCAAAGCCGTCGACCATTTCGACCCCGGGCGCGGTGACGCCTTCGCCAGTTATGCCGTGCCCACCGTCGTCGGTGAGATAAAGCGGCATTTCCGCGACCATACCTGGGGTGTCCATGTTCCGCGCCGGGTACAGGAATTGCGGGCCAAGGTCCGTACGGCCGTACGGGAGCTGTCCGCCACCGCCGACGACCGCTCCCCCTCGGTCGCCGCGATCGCCGCGCACACCCAGCTCTCCGAGGGCGACGTCCTGCTCGGCATGGAGGCGCTGCAGAGCTACAAGTCGCTGTCCCTGGAGGCCGAACGCCCCGGCGCGGACGACGGGTTGAGCCTGCACGGCAGCCTGGGCCTGACCGAGCCCGCCTACGAGCTGGTCACCGACCGGGAGGCGGTCAAGACCTATGTGCGGCGGCTGCCCGAACGTGAGCGGCGCATCCTGTACCTGCGGTTCTTCTGCGACATGACGCAGAGCCGCATAGGTGAGGAACTCGGGCTCTCCCAGATGCATGTGTGCCGGATCATCCGGCGCACCTGCGCGACCCTGCGCGAACAGGTCGAGACGCAGACGCAGGGGGAAACGGTTCTGTCGGGGCCCTGA
- a CDS encoding FAD-dependent oxidoreductase, which produces MATAPAAAPYPALTASLDVDVAVVGGGVAGLSTAWELARTGRSVALLEAGRIAAQVTGHTTAKVSSLHTLVYDKLRRTRGPEGARLYARSQQEAIEHVAEVAAELGVDCELERLPAFTYVTEPASCAELRAEAEAAREAGLPASFVRETGLPFPVAGAVRVEDQAQFHPRKYLLALAEDLVARGGAVHEHTRVTGLSEGSPCRLTTESGATVTARDVVVATHYPVFDRALLFARLVPRRELVVAGPVPADQDPGGMFITEEQGKRSVRTAPYEDGRRLLIVTGENFKPGTRDSAEGYARLDAWAREHFPGVRMAYRWAAQDTDPTDTVPLVGPFHQAARHTYVATGFGGWGMSGGVMAGRLLTDLIAGKEPPWAGLYDPRRLRSALREAPAFLKHQAEVAQHFVGDRLSGTHVGSVRDIAPGSGALVRVGGRSCAVHRDEDGTLHGLSARCTHLGCLVAFNQGERAWECPCHGSRFGTDGTVLQGPANRPLEERQVPDEA; this is translated from the coding sequence ATGGCGACCGCCCCCGCCGCCGCCCCCTACCCCGCGCTCACCGCGTCCCTGGACGTGGACGTGGCGGTGGTCGGCGGCGGTGTCGCGGGCCTGAGCACCGCCTGGGAGCTGGCCCGCACCGGCCGCTCGGTGGCGCTGCTCGAAGCCGGCCGGATCGCCGCGCAGGTCACCGGGCACACCACCGCCAAGGTGTCCTCGCTGCACACCCTGGTGTACGACAAGCTGCGCCGTACGCGGGGCCCGGAAGGGGCGCGTCTGTACGCGCGTTCCCAGCAGGAGGCCATCGAGCACGTCGCCGAGGTCGCGGCGGAGCTGGGCGTCGACTGCGAACTGGAACGGCTGCCCGCCTTCACGTACGTCACCGAGCCGGCGTCCTGCGCGGAGCTGCGGGCGGAGGCGGAGGCGGCGCGTGAGGCCGGGCTGCCGGCGTCCTTCGTACGCGAGACCGGGCTGCCGTTCCCGGTGGCGGGCGCGGTCCGGGTGGAGGACCAGGCCCAGTTCCACCCGCGCAAATATCTGCTGGCGCTGGCCGAGGACCTGGTGGCGCGCGGCGGCGCGGTGCACGAGCACACGCGGGTCACGGGCCTGAGCGAGGGCTCGCCGTGCCGGCTGACCACGGAGTCCGGGGCCACCGTGACCGCCCGGGACGTCGTGGTGGCCACCCACTACCCCGTCTTCGACCGGGCGCTGCTCTTTGCGCGCCTGGTGCCGCGCCGGGAGCTGGTGGTGGCCGGGCCGGTCCCCGCCGACCAGGACCCCGGCGGGATGTTCATCACCGAGGAGCAGGGCAAGCGGTCGGTGCGCACCGCTCCGTACGAGGACGGCCGGCGGCTGCTCATCGTCACCGGGGAGAACTTCAAGCCGGGGACGCGGGACAGCGCCGAGGGGTACGCGCGCCTGGACGCCTGGGCCCGCGAGCACTTCCCCGGCGTACGGATGGCCTATCGCTGGGCCGCCCAGGACACCGACCCCACCGACACCGTTCCGCTGGTCGGCCCCTTCCATCAGGCCGCCCGGCACACCTACGTCGCCACCGGCTTCGGCGGCTGGGGGATGAGCGGCGGCGTCATGGCGGGGCGGCTGCTGACCGATCTGATCGCGGGCAAGGAGCCGCCGTGGGCGGGCCTGTACGACCCGCGGCGGCTGCGCAGCGCGCTGCGCGAGGCCCCGGCCTTCCTCAAGCACCAGGCGGAGGTGGCGCAGCACTTCGTGGGCGACCGGCTGTCCGGTACGCATGTCGGCTCCGTACGGGACATCGCCCCGGGCAGCGGTGCGCTGGTCCGGGTCGGCGGCAGGAGCTGCGCGGTCCACCGCGACGAGGACGGTACGCTGCACGGCCTGTCGGCACGCTGTACGCATCTGGGGTGCCTGGTGGCCTTCAACCAGGGCGAGCGGGCGTGGGAGTGCCCGTGCCACGGCTCGCGCTTCGGTACGGACGGCACGGTGCTCCAGGGGCCCGCCAACCGTCCGCTTGAGGAGCGGCAGGTGCCCGACGAGGCGTGA
- a CDS encoding nitrilase-related carbon-nitrogen hydrolase, translating into MADVVRAALVQATWTGDTESMIAKHEEHARAAATQGAKVIGFQEVFNAPYFCQVQEPEHYRWAEPVPDGPTVRRMRALARETGMVIVVPVFEIERSGFYYNSAAVIDADGTVLGTYRKHHIPQVKGFWEKYYFRPGNVGWPVFETAVGRVGVYICYDRHFPEGWRQLGLNGAQLVYNPSATSRGLSAHLWKLEQPAAAVANEYFVAAINRVGVEEYGDNDFYGTSYFVDPRGQFVGAPASDTKEELVVRDLDFGLIEEVRTQWAFYRDRRPDAYEGLVRP; encoded by the coding sequence ATGGCCGATGTTGTCCGTGCCGCACTGGTCCAGGCGACCTGGACCGGCGACACCGAATCGATGATCGCGAAGCACGAGGAGCACGCCCGGGCGGCGGCCACGCAAGGCGCGAAGGTGATCGGGTTCCAAGAGGTCTTCAACGCGCCGTACTTCTGCCAGGTGCAGGAGCCGGAGCACTACCGCTGGGCCGAGCCCGTCCCCGACGGGCCGACCGTCCGCCGTATGCGGGCGCTCGCCCGGGAGACCGGCATGGTGATCGTCGTCCCCGTCTTCGAGATCGAGCGGTCCGGCTTCTACTACAACTCCGCCGCCGTCATCGACGCCGACGGCACCGTGCTCGGCACCTACCGCAAGCACCACATCCCGCAGGTCAAGGGCTTCTGGGAGAAGTACTACTTCCGGCCCGGCAACGTGGGCTGGCCGGTCTTCGAGACCGCCGTGGGCAGGGTCGGCGTCTACATCTGCTACGACCGGCACTTCCCCGAGGGGTGGCGCCAACTGGGCCTGAACGGCGCCCAGCTCGTCTACAACCCCTCCGCCACCTCGCGCGGCCTGTCGGCCCATCTGTGGAAGCTGGAACAGCCCGCCGCCGCGGTGGCGAACGAGTACTTCGTCGCCGCGATCAACCGGGTCGGGGTGGAGGAGTACGGCGACAACGACTTCTACGGCACCAGCTACTTCGTCGATCCGCGCGGGCAGTTCGTCGGGGCCCCCGCCAGTGACACCAAGGAGGAACTGGTGGTACGGGACCTGGACTTCGGCCTCATCGAGGAGGTCCGTACGCAATGGGCCTTCTACCGGGACCGGCGCCCGGACGCGTACGAGGGGCTGGTCCGGCCATGA
- a CDS encoding TetR family transcriptional regulator, whose amino-acid sequence MGGTGGGGAAGTRRSIVGAVLRIIGRDGVAAVTNRRIAKEAGVSLGSVTYHFATQHDLLREALLEFVGEETRRFTELAEARHADGIGPAEAAALVGQVAGSTAFDSEHIAPFELYVQAGRDERLRAAADQCFAAYDRLAARTLTALGVPEADRLGGLVVALVLGQQLRRLATGASTEDLVDTLLYLAQGATAEGD is encoded by the coding sequence GTGGGGGGAACGGGCGGCGGTGGTGCGGCGGGGACCCGCCGGAGCATCGTCGGCGCCGTCCTGCGCATCATCGGCCGGGACGGCGTGGCCGCGGTCACCAACCGGCGCATCGCCAAGGAGGCGGGCGTTTCCCTCGGTTCGGTCACCTACCACTTCGCCACCCAGCATGACCTGCTGCGCGAGGCGCTGCTGGAGTTCGTGGGCGAGGAGACCCGCCGCTTCACCGAACTCGCCGAGGCGCGCCACGCCGACGGCATCGGGCCGGCCGAGGCCGCGGCGCTGGTCGGCCAGGTCGCCGGGAGTACCGCGTTCGACAGCGAGCACATCGCGCCGTTCGAACTGTACGTCCAGGCGGGGCGGGACGAGCGGCTGCGCGCCGCGGCGGATCAGTGCTTCGCCGCGTACGACCGGCTTGCCGCCCGCACCCTGACCGCGCTGGGAGTGCCGGAGGCGGACCGGCTGGGCGGCCTCGTCGTGGCCCTGGTCCTGGGGCAGCAACTGCGCCGCCTGGCCACCGGCGCCTCGACCGAGGATCTGGTCGACACCCTGCTGTACCTCGCCCAGGGGGCGACGGCGGAGGGGGACTGA
- a CDS encoding aspartate aminotransferase family protein produces the protein MPDWLSLYYEQPIELTHGEGRHVWDAEGNRYLDFFGGILTTMTAHALPEVTKAIGEQAGRILHTSTLYLSRPMVELAERIAGLSGIPDARVFFTTSGTEANDTALLLATQYRRSNQVLAMRNSYHGRSFSSVGITGNSAWSPTSLSPVQTLYVHGGVRGRGPYAHLGDAEYIAACVADLEDMLGQTAGGVAALIAEPVQGVGGFTMPPDGLYAAFREVLDRHGILWISDEVQTGWGRTGEHFWGWQAHAGNGPPDLLTFAKGIGNGMSVGGVVARAEVMNCLTAHSVSTFGGSPVTMTAALANLTHLLEHDLQGNARRVGGLLAERLRAVTAGLGLVREVRGRGLMIGVELVRPGTDEPSPEAAGLVLEAARERGLLIGRGGTGGVALRIAPPLSLTVAEAEEGAELLGQALHAAQDHMTGRRS, from the coding sequence ATGCCCGACTGGCTGAGCCTGTACTACGAGCAGCCCATCGAGCTCACCCACGGCGAGGGCCGGCACGTCTGGGACGCCGAGGGCAACCGCTACCTGGACTTCTTCGGCGGCATCCTCACCACCATGACCGCGCACGCCCTGCCCGAGGTGACCAAGGCGATCGGCGAGCAGGCCGGCCGCATCCTGCACACCTCCACCCTCTACCTCTCCCGCCCCATGGTGGAACTGGCGGAGCGGATCGCCGGGCTCTCCGGCATCCCGGACGCCCGGGTCTTCTTCACCACCTCCGGGACCGAGGCCAACGACACCGCCCTCCTCCTGGCCACGCAGTACCGCCGTTCCAACCAGGTCCTGGCCATGCGCAACAGCTACCACGGCCGGTCCTTCTCCTCGGTCGGCATCACCGGCAACAGCGCCTGGTCGCCGACCAGCCTCTCGCCCGTGCAGACGCTGTACGTACACGGCGGCGTACGCGGCCGGGGACCGTACGCCCACCTCGGCGACGCCGAGTACATCGCGGCCTGCGTCGCCGACCTGGAGGACATGCTCGGGCAGACGGCGGGCGGCGTGGCCGCGCTGATCGCCGAGCCGGTGCAGGGCGTCGGCGGCTTCACCATGCCGCCGGACGGCCTGTACGCGGCGTTCCGCGAGGTCCTGGACCGGCACGGCATCCTGTGGATCAGCGACGAGGTGCAGACCGGCTGGGGCCGTACCGGCGAGCACTTCTGGGGCTGGCAGGCGCACGCCGGCAACGGCCCGCCGGACCTGCTGACGTTCGCCAAGGGCATCGGCAACGGCATGTCCGTCGGCGGCGTGGTGGCCCGCGCCGAGGTGATGAACTGCCTGACGGCCCACTCCGTCTCCACCTTCGGCGGCAGCCCCGTCACCATGACCGCCGCCCTCGCCAACCTCACCCATCTGCTCGAACACGACCTCCAGGGCAACGCCCGGCGCGTGGGCGGGCTGCTCGCCGAGCGCCTGCGGGCCGTCACCGCCGGGCTCGGCCTCGTACGGGAGGTGCGGGGCCGCGGCCTGATGATCGGCGTCGAACTGGTGCGGCCCGGTACGGACGAGCCCTCGCCCGAGGCCGCGGGGCTCGTCCTGGAGGCGGCCCGCGAGCGCGGCCTGCTGATCGGCAGGGGCGGGACGGGCGGCGTCGCGCTGCGTATCGCGCCGCCGCTGTCGCTGACCGTCGCCGAGGCGGAGGAGGGCGCGGAACTCCTCGGGCAGGCCCTGCACGCGGCGCAGGACCACATGACGGGCCGGCGGTCTTGA
- a CDS encoding SDR family oxidoreductase, whose protein sequence is MDSREQRNPAEQYPRPEFPQQDQPHPGRTDAMEPRPDHGEDSYRGSGLLRDRRTLITGGDSGIGRAVALAFAREGADVMFTYLEEEKDEARETARLVEEAGRRAEAVSCDIREESECRRLVEHAVQEFGRIDVLVNNAAYQMAQSDGIEGITTEQFDRVLRTNLYGMFWLCKMALPHIPEGGSIINTASVQAYKPSPHLLDYATTKGGIVTFTQGLAQSLAERGIRVNAVAPGPVWTPLIPSTLPDTSEFGAQSPLGRAAQPAEMAPAYVFLASQHASYITAEIVNATGGTPLP, encoded by the coding sequence ATGGACAGCCGCGAACAGCGCAATCCCGCCGAACAGTACCCCCGCCCGGAATTCCCGCAGCAGGACCAGCCCCACCCCGGCCGCACCGACGCGATGGAGCCCCGCCCCGACCACGGCGAGGACTCCTATCGCGGCAGCGGACTGCTGCGGGACCGGCGCACCCTGATCACCGGCGGGGACTCGGGCATCGGACGCGCTGTGGCCCTGGCCTTCGCCCGCGAGGGCGCCGACGTGATGTTCACCTATCTGGAGGAGGAGAAGGACGAGGCGCGGGAAACCGCACGGCTCGTGGAGGAGGCGGGCCGCCGCGCGGAGGCCGTCTCCTGCGACATCCGTGAGGAGTCCGAATGCCGGCGGCTGGTGGAGCACGCGGTCCAGGAGTTCGGCCGGATCGATGTGCTGGTGAACAACGCGGCGTATCAGATGGCCCAGTCGGACGGCATCGAGGGCATCACCACCGAGCAGTTCGACCGGGTCCTGCGGACGAATCTGTACGGGATGTTCTGGCTGTGCAAGATGGCGCTCCCGCACATTCCCGAAGGCGGCAGCATCATCAACACCGCCTCCGTGCAGGCGTACAAGCCCTCCCCGCACCTGCTGGACTACGCCACCACCAAGGGCGGCATCGTGACCTTCACCCAAGGTCTGGCGCAGAGCCTCGCCGAGCGCGGCATCCGCGTCAACGCGGTGGCGCCCGGACCGGTGTGGACCCCGCTCATCCCGTCCACGCTGCCCGACACCAGCGAGTTCGGGGCGCAGAGTCCGCTGGGGCGTGCGGCGCAGCCGGCGGAGATGGCGCCTGCCTATGTCTTCCTGGCGTCCCAGCACGCCAGCTACATCACCGCGGAGATCGTCAACGCGACAGGAGGCACGCCGCTGCCGTAG
- a CDS encoding isochorismatase family protein: MPATALDTTTALVLIDFQKGITALPCVHPTDEIVARAARLAAAFRARDLPVVLVNVTGAAPGRTQIARPAGTPPADWAELVPGLGRRPGDILISKRRWGAFHGTGLDEELRRRGVTQVVLGGIATSMGVESTARAAHEHGYHVTVATDAVTDPDAEAHHRAVEKIFPRLGETGSVDAIIALLEQGGARG, from the coding sequence ATGCCTGCCACCGCACTCGACACCACCACCGCACTGGTCCTGATCGACTTCCAGAAGGGCATCACCGCCCTGCCCTGCGTCCACCCCACCGACGAGATCGTCGCGCGCGCCGCCCGTCTGGCCGCCGCCTTCCGGGCCCGCGATCTGCCGGTGGTGCTGGTCAACGTCACCGGCGCGGCCCCGGGCCGTACGCAGATCGCCCGGCCCGCCGGCACACCGCCCGCCGACTGGGCCGAACTGGTCCCGGGACTTGGCCGGCGGCCGGGTGACATCCTCATCAGCAAGCGGCGCTGGGGCGCGTTCCACGGCACCGGCCTGGACGAGGAGCTGCGCCGCCGCGGTGTCACCCAGGTCGTGCTCGGCGGCATCGCGACCAGCATGGGCGTGGAGTCCACGGCGCGGGCCGCGCACGAGCACGGCTACCACGTCACCGTCGCCACGGACGCGGTGACCGACCCGGACGCCGAGGCGCACCACCGCGCCGTCGAGAAGATCTTTCCCCGGCTCGGCGAGACCGGCTCCGTGGACGCGATCATCGCCCTGCTGGAACAGGGCGGAGCGCGCGGGTAG